From a region of the Sinorhizobium sp. B11 genome:
- a CDS encoding alpha/beta hydrolase codes for MQRLVFLLSLVLLLAPAAHAGTGFREITLAGKNSDSPVHVSIWYPTASDATPILLGETPAFVGQPVIRDAAPVTGPHPLVVLSHGYGGSWRNLAWLAADLVDAGYVVAAPDHPGTTTFDMRKPDAVELWKRPGDLSRVIDALLGNPDLTGGVASGRIAAIGHSLGGWTVVELAGGRFDAARVTRNCAAEFSPIYCKIFEALGVGRDAASSATLAADHSDARIRAVVALDLGPGRGLMPESLAAIHIPVMVLGAQADVDTETAIKADIAATNKDSGYIARYLPPATTTYSLIPGSLHFSFMQTCKPGAAELIEEEAPGESIVCRDGAGADRAAIHRQVSGMVTDFLGTALADQ; via the coding sequence ATGCAGAGACTCGTCTTCCTTCTCTCCCTCGTCCTGCTGCTGGCACCTGCAGCACATGCCGGAACCGGTTTTCGTGAAATCACCCTGGCCGGCAAGAATAGCGATAGCCCTGTTCATGTCAGCATCTGGTATCCAACCGCATCGGACGCCACGCCGATTCTTCTTGGCGAAACGCCGGCCTTTGTCGGCCAGCCCGTGATCCGGGATGCCGCACCCGTGACCGGCCCGCATCCGCTGGTCGTCCTCTCCCATGGTTACGGCGGGAGCTGGCGCAACCTCGCCTGGCTTGCCGCCGACCTCGTTGACGCAGGCTATGTCGTTGCCGCACCCGATCATCCGGGTACGACGACATTCGACATGCGGAAACCCGATGCCGTCGAACTGTGGAAACGCCCCGGCGACCTCAGCCGCGTGATCGATGCTCTGCTCGGCAATCCCGATCTGACGGGCGGCGTGGCATCCGGTCGGATTGCCGCCATCGGCCATTCGCTCGGCGGCTGGACGGTCGTCGAACTGGCGGGCGGACGCTTCGATGCGGCCAGGGTAACGAGGAATTGCGCGGCTGAATTCAGCCCGATCTATTGCAAGATATTCGAGGCGCTGGGGGTCGGGCGCGATGCAGCCTCCAGCGCGACACTGGCCGCCGATCACAGCGATGCGAGAATCCGCGCCGTCGTGGCACTCGACCTCGGCCCCGGCCGCGGGCTGATGCCGGAGAGCCTTGCGGCAATCCACATCCCCGTCATGGTGCTGGGTGCTCAGGCGGACGTCGATACGGAGACGGCAATCAAGGCGGACATCGCCGCCACGAACAAGGATTCCGGCTATATTGCCCGCTATCTGCCGCCAGCAACCACTACCTACAGCCTGATCCCCGGATCGCTGCATTTCAGCTTCATGCAGACATGCAAGCCTGGCGCCGCCGAACTGATCGAGGAGGAGGCGCCCGGCGAGAGCATCGTCTGCCGGGATGGCGCCGGCGCCGATCGCGCAGCCATTCACCGGCAGGTTTCCGGCATGGTTACGGATTTCCTGGGAACCGCGCTCGCGGATCAGTAG
- a CDS encoding HD-GYP domain-containing protein, giving the protein MLKRIEARQVRTGMFIEMVEGVWDHPLLSRRRFLLRRESDTLKLNECADAGVVINTTKGIDVGGTSRKIEIDIKAARETIQKSVEVLENVFGRLRGGDAISVDQVEPVISSVSKSMDDHPAVFISVTRLKSKDEVTFLHSLSVSALMILFSRHLGLDEEVVQALGTAGLLHDVGKLEIPLEVLNKEGRLNEDEMQLIRDHPEKGHAILARQEGMSKIVLDVCLNHHERIDGKGYPRNLSHGEISLHARLAAICDVYDAVTSARPYKSAWSAKEALTWMLANEGHFDRRLVKKFALCLSVASVS; this is encoded by the coding sequence ATGCTCAAGCGTATTGAAGCTAGGCAAGTGCGGACCGGAATGTTTATCGAGATGGTCGAGGGTGTCTGGGACCATCCTCTTCTATCCCGGCGACGGTTCTTACTGCGGCGTGAGAGCGATACGCTGAAGCTCAACGAATGTGCGGATGCAGGTGTCGTGATCAACACCACCAAGGGCATCGATGTCGGAGGTACCTCCCGCAAGATCGAGATCGACATCAAGGCGGCGCGCGAGACCATTCAGAAATCCGTGGAAGTGCTGGAAAATGTCTTCGGCCGGCTGCGGGGCGGAGATGCGATCTCCGTCGACCAGGTCGAGCCGGTAATTTCCTCTGTTTCCAAATCGATGGATGACCATCCTGCCGTCTTCATCAGCGTTACCCGGCTGAAATCCAAGGATGAAGTCACCTTTCTGCATTCCCTTTCGGTCAGTGCCCTGATGATCCTTTTCAGCCGCCACCTCGGGCTAGATGAGGAAGTGGTGCAGGCGCTCGGCACGGCGGGGCTGTTGCACGATGTCGGCAAGCTCGAAATTCCGCTCGAAGTGCTCAACAAGGAGGGGCGCCTGAACGAAGACGAGATGCAACTGATCCGCGATCATCCGGAAAAGGGGCATGCGATCCTGGCGCGTCAGGAGGGCATGTCGAAAATTGTTCTCGACGTCTGCCTCAATCATCATGAACGGATCGACGGCAAGGGTTATCCGCGCAACCTGTCCCATGGCGAAATCAGCCTTCACGCACGCCTTGCGGCGATTTGCGATGTCTATGACGCGGTCACTTCGGCACGCCCCTACAAGTCAGCGTGGAGCGCGAAAGAGGCGCTGACCTGGATGCTGGCCAACGAAGGGCATTTCGATCGCCGGCTCGTCAAAAAGTTTGCCCTCTGCCTTTCGGTCGCCTCCGTCTCCTGA
- a CDS encoding branched-chain amino acid ABC transporter substrate-binding protein yields MTLKTLTATLVASLAFAPLAHADIVIGLIAPLTGPVAAYGDQVKNGAQTAVDEINKSGGILGEKVVLELADDAGEPKQGVSAANKVVGEGIRFVVGPVTSGVAIPVSDVLAENGVLMVTPTATAPDLTKRGLTNVLRTCGRDDQQAEVAAKYVLEHFKDKRVAIINDKGAYGKGLADAFKATLNAGGITEVINDSITPGDKDFSALTTRVKAEKVDLIYFGGYHPEGGLLARQLHDLSVNAQIIGGDGLSNTEFWTIGTDAAAGTLFTNASDATKSPDSKAAADALAAKKIPAEAFTLNAYAAVEVLKAGIEKAGSAEDAEAVATALKGGEQIPTAIGKLTYGETGDLSSQSFSLYKWEGGKIVAAE; encoded by the coding sequence ATGACCCTGAAGACTCTGACGGCGACGCTGGTCGCCTCGCTGGCATTTGCCCCGCTCGCGCATGCGGATATCGTCATCGGCCTCATCGCGCCGCTGACCGGTCCGGTGGCAGCCTATGGCGACCAGGTAAAGAACGGCGCGCAGACCGCCGTCGATGAAATCAACAAGAGCGGCGGCATTCTCGGCGAGAAGGTCGTGCTCGAACTCGCTGACGATGCCGGTGAGCCGAAGCAGGGCGTTTCTGCTGCGAACAAGGTTGTCGGCGAAGGCATCCGCTTCGTCGTCGGCCCGGTCACCTCGGGAGTTGCCATCCCGGTTTCTGATGTTCTGGCCGAAAACGGCGTGCTGATGGTCACCCCGACCGCCACGGCGCCTGACCTCACCAAGCGCGGCCTGACCAATGTTCTGCGCACCTGCGGCCGGGACGACCAGCAGGCCGAAGTCGCCGCCAAATACGTTCTCGAACATTTCAAGGACAAGCGAGTCGCCATCATCAACGACAAGGGCGCTTACGGTAAGGGTCTCGCCGACGCCTTCAAGGCAACGCTGAACGCTGGTGGCATCACCGAAGTCATCAACGACTCCATCACGCCCGGCGACAAGGACTTCTCCGCGCTGACCACCCGCGTCAAGGCTGAGAAGGTCGATCTCATCTATTTCGGCGGCTACCACCCGGAAGGTGGCCTGCTTGCCCGTCAGCTGCATGACCTTTCGGTCAATGCCCAGATCATCGGCGGCGACGGCCTTTCCAACACGGAATTCTGGACGATCGGCACCGATGCGGCAGCTGGCACGCTGTTCACCAATGCCTCCGACGCCACCAAGAGCCCGGACTCCAAGGCTGCAGCTGATGCGCTCGCCGCCAAGAAGATCCCGGCCGAAGCCTTCACCCTCAACGCCTATGCTGCCGTTGAAGTCCTGAAGGCCGGCATCGAGAAGGCCGGCAGTGCCGAGGATGCAGAAGCCGTTGCTACTGCCTTGAAGGGCGGCGAGCAGATCCCGACGGCGATTGGCAAGCTCACCTATGGCGAGACCGGCGACCTCTCCTCGCAGAGCTTCTCGCTCTACAAGTGGGAAGGCGGCAAGATCGTTGCTGCCGAGTAA
- the ade gene encoding adenine deaminase produces MTAKLERLIDQGVGRVPADIVLKGGRFFDLVTGELVQSDIAIGGDRIVGTCGNYSGQTEIDISGKIVVPGFIDTHLHIESSLVTPHEFDRCVLPYGVTTVICDPHEIANVLGKEGIEFFLASALETIMDIRVQLSSCVPATHLETSGADLPVESLLPYRDHPKVIGLAEFMNFPGVIHKDPVCMAKLDAFQGGHIDGHAPLLSGNDLNGYLSTGICTEHECTSAAEALEKIRKGMHILVREGSVSKDLHALMPIITERLSPYLALCTDDRNPLDIAEQGHLDYMIRTAITHGVEPLAVYRAASISAARAFGLCDRGLVAPGWRADLVVIDSLENCRAEMVFSAGRHVTDALFATRKSVSPVGLDSVKARSVNAAHFGVPVSEGETPVIGVMPGKIITEHRRYRLPAKGNQTTVDLGKDIIKVAVIERHGKNGNHANGFVQGFGLKKGAIASTVGHDSHNICVVGVNEDDMALAANRLGEIKGGFVVVEDGKVTGEIALPVAGLMSLEPYETVRDTLHDLRKAAYALGTTLEEPFLQVAFLPLPVIPHLKISDKGMVDVDRFALIS; encoded by the coding sequence ATGACCGCCAAACTCGAACGTCTTATTGATCAGGGTGTGGGTCGTGTGCCGGCCGACATCGTGCTGAAAGGCGGACGCTTCTTCGATCTCGTAACCGGCGAACTCGTCCAGTCGGACATTGCCATCGGCGGCGACCGCATCGTCGGAACCTGTGGCAACTACAGCGGCCAAACCGAGATCGACATTTCCGGCAAGATCGTCGTTCCCGGCTTCATCGATACGCATCTGCATATCGAATCCTCTCTCGTCACGCCGCACGAATTCGACCGCTGCGTCCTGCCCTATGGCGTCACGACCGTGATCTGCGACCCCCACGAGATCGCCAATGTGCTCGGCAAGGAAGGCATCGAATTCTTCCTCGCTTCGGCGCTGGAAACGATCATGGATATCCGCGTCCAGCTGTCCTCCTGCGTGCCGGCTACCCATCTGGAGACATCAGGCGCCGACCTGCCGGTCGAAAGCCTCCTGCCCTACCGCGACCATCCCAAGGTCATCGGGCTTGCCGAATTCATGAATTTCCCGGGGGTGATCCATAAGGATCCCGTCTGCATGGCAAAGCTCGATGCTTTCCAGGGCGGGCATATCGACGGCCATGCGCCACTGCTCTCAGGCAATGATCTGAACGGTTATCTCTCGACAGGCATCTGCACCGAGCACGAATGCACGAGCGCGGCCGAAGCCCTGGAGAAAATCCGCAAGGGCATGCACATCCTCGTCCGCGAAGGCTCCGTCTCGAAGGATCTTCACGCCCTGATGCCCATCATCACCGAGCGCCTCTCGCCCTACCTTGCGCTCTGCACCGATGACCGCAATCCGCTCGATATCGCCGAGCAGGGCCATCTCGACTACATGATCCGCACGGCGATCACCCATGGCGTCGAACCGTTGGCGGTTTACCGCGCCGCCTCGATCTCGGCTGCCCGCGCCTTCGGCCTGTGCGACCGTGGCCTCGTCGCGCCCGGCTGGAGAGCCGATCTCGTCGTCATCGACAGCCTGGAGAATTGTCGGGCGGAAATGGTCTTCTCGGCCGGCCGTCACGTCACCGATGCGCTTTTTGCCACCCGCAAGTCCGTGTCGCCAGTTGGCCTCGACAGCGTCAAGGCTCGCTCCGTCAATGCAGCCCATTTCGGCGTGCCTGTTTCGGAGGGAGAAACGCCCGTCATCGGCGTCATGCCCGGCAAGATCATCACCGAGCATCGCCGTTACCGCCTGCCGGCGAAAGGGAATCAGACGACCGTCGATCTCGGCAAAGACATCATCAAGGTCGCCGTCATCGAGCGTCACGGCAAGAACGGTAATCACGCCAACGGCTTCGTTCAGGGATTCGGATTGAAGAAGGGCGCCATCGCCTCGACGGTCGGCCATGACAGCCACAATATCTGCGTCGTCGGCGTCAACGAGGACGACATGGCGCTTGCGGCCAATCGTCTGGGCGAGATCAAGGGTGGCTTCGTCGTCGTCGAAGACGGCAAGGTCACGGGTGAGATTGCGCTCCCCGTCGCCGGCCTGATGAGCCTGGAACCCTATGAAACCGTGCGCGACACGCTGCATGATCTGCGCAAGGCAGCCTATGCCCTGGGCACGACCCTGGAGGAACCCTTCCTGCAGGTCGCCTTTCTGCCCCTGCCCGTGATCCCGCATCTGAAGATCTCGGACAAGGGGATGGTGGACGTCGATCGCTTCGCGCTGATCAGCTGA